A stretch of Gemmatimonas aurantiaca T-27 DNA encodes these proteins:
- a CDS encoding alkene reductase, which produces MTTSVTTTPLALTPITVGATALQNRIVMAPMTRNRAIGNVPNAMMVEYYRQRASAGLIITEGTAPSADGTGYARIPGLHTSEQRDGWKQVTDAVHAEGGRIFLQIMHTGRIFNTLNTPGGIAGVAPSAIAAAGDIWTDQQQLQPHDTPEALDADGLARVQQAFVDSAKLAIDAGFDGIELHAANGYLLQQFLNPHSNQRTDAYGGSVEGRARFVLETARAVARVIGADRTAIRLSPWNQYNDQPDYDEIDATYVLLARELQALGIAYLHLIDPAGYGAHGVATRAAVREHFRGTIILNGGIRTLYTMQDLLASGTADLVAVGAPFISNPDLVDRLRQGLPLSQGNPATFFAPGASGFAEGYTDYPAAEIIS; this is translated from the coding sequence ATGACCACGTCAGTCACTACCACACCGCTCGCACTCACGCCCATCACGGTGGGAGCCACCGCGTTGCAGAACCGCATCGTGATGGCGCCCATGACCAGGAACCGCGCGATCGGCAACGTGCCCAATGCGATGATGGTGGAGTACTACCGCCAGCGTGCGAGCGCCGGGTTGATCATCACTGAAGGCACGGCGCCGTCCGCCGATGGCACGGGCTACGCCCGCATCCCGGGGCTGCACACCAGCGAACAGCGCGATGGCTGGAAGCAGGTGACCGATGCCGTGCACGCGGAAGGCGGGCGGATCTTCCTGCAGATCATGCACACCGGTCGAATCTTCAACACGCTCAACACGCCCGGTGGCATCGCGGGTGTGGCACCGTCCGCCATTGCGGCAGCAGGTGATATCTGGACCGATCAGCAGCAACTGCAGCCGCATGACACTCCCGAGGCGCTCGATGCCGACGGGCTCGCGCGGGTGCAGCAGGCATTCGTGGACAGTGCGAAGCTTGCCATCGACGCCGGCTTCGATGGCATCGAACTCCATGCCGCGAATGGCTATCTGCTGCAGCAGTTCCTCAATCCCCACTCGAACCAGCGCACCGACGCCTACGGTGGTTCGGTGGAAGGGCGTGCCCGGTTTGTTCTGGAGACAGCACGGGCGGTCGCACGGGTCATCGGCGCCGATCGCACGGCCATTCGTCTGTCGCCGTGGAATCAGTACAACGACCAGCCGGACTACGACGAGATCGATGCCACATATGTCTTGCTCGCCCGGGAGCTACAGGCGCTGGGTATCGCGTACCTGCACCTGATCGATCCGGCCGGCTACGGTGCCCATGGCGTGGCCACGCGCGCGGCGGTTCGTGAGCACTTCCGCGGCACCATCATTCTCAATGGCGGCATCCGCACCCTCTACACGATGCAGGATCTGCTGGCCAGCGGCACCGCGGATCTTGTCGCTGTAGGGGCGCCATTCATCTCGAACCCCGACCTCGTCGATCGCCTGCGACAGGGCTTGCCGTTGTCTCAGGGAAATCCGGCCACCTTCTTTGCGCCGGGGGCGAGTGGTTTTGCGGAAGGTTACACCGACTATCCGGCCGCAGAAATTATTTCGTGA
- a CDS encoding phosphotransferase, which translates to MNSELKACLPPEWTSAAESDDADVVDFAPIAVGQSGASVHRVTTRHGAFVLKRTSVQEPLATWTLAVAVQRAAAEVGAAPQVVHHDAERRAVLSELIAGDIPFAARYGNPATRAAALAQFAGTIRRVHDLPLEGPLHAMPRADPQAVLRTVHHAAHDIGALPAWVHAHVHALLEEAPPLTDRAPVLSHNDVNPTNIACAGDRLVLLDWQSAAINDPYYDLATAAVFLRMDADASAALLWAYDQATDRQDIESVDRSTIAMLPPRFVWSQRIAAALSGTLFLQMAHHRGHRGDTTSREDDALLLEQVYAQMRAGTVHLHTGEGQWTLGLALLRASRNARHAQDVRNT; encoded by the coding sequence ATGAATTCTGAGCTCAAGGCCTGCCTGCCTCCCGAATGGACCAGCGCCGCCGAATCGGACGACGCGGATGTCGTGGATTTCGCGCCGATCGCGGTCGGCCAATCGGGTGCCTCCGTACACCGGGTGACCACCCGTCACGGCGCGTTTGTCCTCAAGCGCACCTCCGTGCAGGAGCCATTGGCCACATGGACATTGGCCGTCGCCGTGCAGCGCGCGGCGGCCGAGGTGGGGGCCGCGCCGCAGGTTGTGCATCACGACGCCGAACGACGGGCGGTGCTCAGCGAGCTGATCGCCGGCGACATTCCGTTTGCCGCTCGCTACGGAAACCCGGCCACGCGCGCTGCGGCACTCGCGCAGTTCGCGGGCACGATTCGGCGGGTGCACGACCTGCCACTCGAAGGGCCGTTGCATGCCATGCCACGGGCCGATCCACAGGCCGTACTGAGGACGGTGCATCACGCCGCTCACGACATCGGTGCGCTGCCTGCGTGGGTGCATGCGCACGTGCACGCACTGCTCGAAGAGGCGCCACCGCTCACCGATCGGGCGCCGGTGTTGAGTCACAACGACGTCAATCCCACCAACATCGCCTGCGCGGGCGATCGCCTGGTGCTGCTCGATTGGCAGAGTGCGGCGATCAATGATCCGTACTACGATCTCGCCACGGCGGCCGTCTTTCTGCGCATGGATGCGGACGCCAGTGCCGCACTGCTGTGGGCGTACGATCAGGCGACTGATAGGCAAGACATCGAATCCGTCGATCGCTCGACGATCGCCATGTTGCCACCGCGTTTTGTGTGGTCACAGCGCATCGCCGCAGCACTGTCCGGCACGTTGTTTCTGCAAATGGCGCATCATCGTGGCCATCGCGGTGACACCACCAGTCGTGAAGACGACGCGTTGTTGCTCGAGCAGGTATATGCGCAGATGCGCGCGGGCACCGTGCACCTGCACACCGGTGAAGGGCAATGGACACTGGGTCTGGCATTGCTGCGCGCGAGCCGCAACGCGCGGCATGCACAAGACGTCCGGAACACGTAG
- a CDS encoding aspartate aminotransferase family protein: MTAASRTAATPSLDALWMPFTANKAYKARPRLLVSAKDMHYRSDDGREILDGTAGLWCVNAGHCRQPIIDAMMQAASTLDYAPAFQMGHPLMFALAERLAEVLPEGMDRVFFSGSGSESVDSALKIALAYHQARGEPDRCLFVGRQRGYHGVGFGGISVGGIETNRKTFAKQLLPHIDHLPHTHDLSRQAFSKGQPEWGGHLADALEEMVAKHGAERIAAVIVEPLAGSTGVLIPPVGYLQRLRELCTKHGILLIFDEVITGFGRVGAPFAAQAFGVTPDILTVAKGLTNAAVPMGATCVHTKIYDEVVQSTPRGIELFHGYTYSGHPLSAAAALATLQVYQSEGLLTRAATMGPVWEAALHGLRDAPHVIDVRNIGLVGGIELSPRDGVAGARGFDVFTNAFHEQDALIRVTGDIIALSPPLIINEEQIHELVGKVRRALEATA, from the coding sequence ATGACCGCAGCCTCACGCACCGCTGCCACGCCCTCGCTCGATGCACTCTGGATGCCTTTCACGGCCAACAAGGCGTACAAGGCGCGCCCCCGGTTGCTGGTGAGCGCCAAGGATATGCACTACCGCTCCGACGACGGGCGCGAGATTCTCGACGGCACGGCGGGGTTGTGGTGTGTGAATGCCGGACACTGCCGGCAACCCATCATCGATGCGATGATGCAGGCCGCCAGCACGCTCGATTATGCGCCGGCGTTCCAGATGGGCCATCCGCTCATGTTCGCATTGGCCGAACGTCTGGCCGAGGTGTTGCCGGAAGGCATGGACCGTGTGTTCTTCTCCGGCTCAGGCAGTGAGTCGGTGGACAGCGCACTCAAGATCGCGCTGGCGTATCACCAGGCGCGTGGGGAGCCCGATCGCTGCCTCTTCGTGGGGCGGCAGCGCGGCTATCATGGCGTGGGTTTTGGCGGTATTTCCGTGGGCGGTATCGAAACCAACCGCAAGACGTTCGCGAAGCAGTTGTTGCCCCACATCGATCATCTGCCGCACACGCACGACCTTTCCAGGCAGGCCTTCTCGAAGGGGCAGCCGGAATGGGGTGGGCATCTGGCCGATGCGCTCGAGGAGATGGTGGCCAAACATGGCGCGGAGCGCATCGCGGCGGTGATCGTCGAGCCGCTGGCCGGTTCGACGGGTGTGCTCATTCCGCCTGTGGGGTATCTGCAGCGGCTGCGTGAGCTTTGCACGAAACACGGCATTTTGCTCATCTTCGACGAAGTCATCACCGGCTTTGGTCGTGTGGGCGCGCCGTTTGCGGCGCAGGCGTTTGGTGTCACGCCCGATATCCTCACGGTGGCCAAGGGACTCACCAACGCGGCGGTCCCGATGGGGGCCACCTGCGTGCACACGAAGATCTACGACGAGGTGGTGCAGTCCACGCCGCGTGGCATCGAGCTGTTCCACGGCTATACCTACAGCGGACATCCCCTGTCGGCCGCCGCGGCATTGGCCACGTTGCAGGTGTATCAGAGCGAGGGGCTGCTCACCCGTGCGGCCACCATGGGCCCGGTGTGGGAGGCGGCACTGCACGGCCTGCGTGATGCGCCGCATGTGATCGACGTGCGCAACATTGGTCTGGTGGGTGGCATCGAGCTCAGTCCCCGCGATGGGGTGGCTGGCGCGCGTGGCTTCGATGTGTTCACCAATGCGTTCCATGAGCAGGATGCGCTCATTCGTGTCACGGGCGACATCATTGCGCTCTCGCCGCCGCTGATCATCAACGAAGAACAGATCCACGAGCTCGTGGGCAAGGTGCGGCGCGCGCTCGAAGCGACGGCGTAG
- a CDS encoding TetR/AcrR family transcriptional regulator, with protein MARPKEFERDDALRAGVEVFWRKGFAPTTTEDLTRAMGIGRQSFYDTFGDKRQCFLDALRAYSRHEIGEQVALLCRTSPPLAALRLLLQSAITCTPERKGAGCLAMNAAVEFGATDEEVGAILQADAAILQDAVIRRLADAKTDGSLPDTLDVEQAARMVLCTRMGLVLGAKTGQPAAQLQQTIDFTLEQLTRR; from the coding sequence ATGGCACGGCCCAAGGAGTTCGAGCGCGACGATGCCCTGCGGGCGGGGGTGGAGGTTTTCTGGCGGAAGGGGTTTGCCCCGACCACCACGGAGGACCTCACGCGTGCGATGGGTATCGGTCGCCAGAGCTTCTACGACACCTTCGGCGACAAGCGGCAGTGTTTTCTCGACGCGCTGCGCGCGTATAGCCGACATGAAATCGGTGAGCAGGTGGCACTGCTGTGTCGCACCTCGCCGCCATTGGCGGCACTGCGTCTGCTGCTGCAGTCGGCCATCACCTGCACGCCCGAACGAAAGGGCGCCGGTTGCCTGGCGATGAATGCCGCCGTGGAGTTTGGCGCGACGGATGAAGAGGTCGGCGCGATTCTCCAGGCCGACGCCGCCATTCTGCAGGACGCTGTGATTCGACGACTCGCCGACGCCAAGACCGACGGCTCGCTGCCGGATACGCTGGACGTCGAACAGGCTGCCCGCATGGTCCTCTGTACACGCATGGGACTCGTACTCGGCGCCAAGACGGGCCAACCGGCGGCGCAGTTGCAGCAAACCATCGACTTCACACTCGAACAACTCACGCGACGCTGA
- a CDS encoding metallophosphoesterase family protein: MWILRAAVLSLVVIMGVPWQTATAQRSESAAAIHFVLVSDLHYGLARARFRGDSAVSAAKVNAALAAAVRALPGTRLPDDTGVHAGQPIGELGFVAVTGDIANRAEPGVQSAAASWQEFLDTFVAPLNAGRAAPLPMIVATGNHDASNAIGYVPALTPRTDTAAMAGLLRLIDPVQYAQRPPFDYTRDRIHYVRRLDGVALMVLHIWPDSAERAWMEQELSSIPDSVPVLLFAHDPPMVDISHFTAPGGGPPGTGGFQALLTEQWQGAPLPGARFEGSPTLEGFRELVRRHRNVRAYFHGHQNWTEFHALREADGTALLPAFRVDSPLKGRDSATDDTKLSFLVVTLDAARQRLTVREYRWDHVSAASRWGPQATILLR, translated from the coding sequence GTGTGGATACTGCGCGCCGCTGTGCTGAGCCTCGTCGTGATCATGGGGGTGCCTTGGCAGACCGCGACCGCGCAGCGCAGCGAGTCTGCGGCGGCGATCCACTTCGTGTTGGTGTCCGATCTACACTACGGCTTGGCGCGTGCGCGCTTTCGGGGTGACTCCGCTGTCTCCGCAGCCAAGGTGAATGCCGCGCTGGCGGCGGCCGTGCGGGCCCTGCCGGGTACCCGCCTGCCCGATGACACGGGTGTGCATGCGGGACAACCCATCGGCGAACTCGGATTTGTGGCTGTCACAGGGGATATCGCCAACCGCGCCGAACCCGGTGTGCAATCGGCGGCCGCATCATGGCAGGAGTTCCTCGATACATTTGTCGCGCCGCTGAATGCCGGACGTGCGGCGCCATTGCCCATGATCGTGGCGACCGGCAATCACGATGCCTCGAATGCGATCGGCTATGTGCCCGCGCTCACGCCGCGCACCGACACGGCGGCGATGGCGGGTCTGCTGCGGTTGATCGATCCCGTGCAGTATGCGCAGCGACCACCATTCGACTACACACGCGACCGCATCCACTATGTGCGCCGCCTCGATGGGGTGGCGCTGATGGTGCTGCACATCTGGCCCGACTCCGCCGAGCGAGCGTGGATGGAGCAGGAGCTGTCGAGCATCCCCGATTCGGTGCCGGTGCTGTTGTTCGCACACGATCCGCCGATGGTGGATATCAGTCATTTCACCGCACCGGGTGGTGGACCGCCGGGTACTGGAGGCTTCCAGGCGTTGCTCACCGAGCAGTGGCAGGGCGCGCCGTTGCCAGGAGCCCGTTTCGAAGGATCGCCCACATTGGAAGGCTTTCGTGAGCTGGTGCGCCGTCATCGCAATGTGCGGGCTTATTTCCACGGACATCAGAACTGGACCGAGTTCCACGCGCTGCGTGAGGCCGACGGCACTGCATTGCTTCCTGCCTTCCGTGTGGACTCTCCGCTCAAAGGCCGCGACTCGGCCACCGACGACACCAAGCTTTCGTTTCTGGTCGTCACCCTCGATGCCGCTCGTCAGCGGCTGACGGTGCGTGAGTACCGATGGGACCATGTCTCTGCCGCATCGCGGTGGGGGCCGCAGGCGACGATCCTGCTTCGATAG
- a CDS encoding DUF2239 family protein — MSLPQTSAPPAPRPSLTLFEGYQVLARGSHVVVAQALAAAIRERRNGPVLAFDDHTGQVVDLDWRGSDGEIAVRYAAPEAPATSTEEASSTKARGPGRPRLGVTAREVTLLPSHWEWLATQRGGASVTLRRLVDDARRASATADRARAARDATYRFLHAIGGDLPGFEEVSRALFADDQLRMEALMVNWPADVRGYAQRLLST, encoded by the coding sequence GTGTCCCTACCACAAACCTCTGCACCCCCCGCGCCGCGGCCATCGCTGACGCTGTTCGAAGGTTACCAGGTGCTGGCGCGTGGCTCGCACGTGGTGGTGGCACAGGCACTGGCGGCCGCGATTCGCGAGCGTCGAAACGGGCCTGTGCTGGCCTTCGACGACCACACCGGCCAAGTGGTGGATCTCGACTGGCGCGGCAGCGACGGGGAGATTGCGGTGCGTTATGCGGCACCCGAGGCGCCGGCGACATCGACCGAGGAGGCGTCGAGCACGAAGGCACGCGGTCCCGGTCGGCCTCGACTGGGCGTGACGGCCCGCGAGGTCACCCTGCTGCCATCACACTGGGAATGGTTGGCCACGCAGCGTGGCGGTGCGTCGGTGACGCTGCGCCGCTTGGTCGACGACGCGCGCCGCGCCAGTGCGACGGCGGACCGTGCACGGGCGGCGCGTGACGCGACGTACCGATTTCTGCATGCCATCGGCGGAGACCTGCCCGGATTTGAAGAGGTGTCCCGGGCCCTCTTCGCCGATGATCAGCTACGGATGGAGGCGCTCATGGTGAATTGGCCAGCGGACGTGCGTGGATATGCGCAACGCCTGCTGTCCACTTGA
- a CDS encoding TonB-dependent receptor: MSLSVRLRSRLAGALRILLLALAPAMLPAQSSTGEVGGRVRSQTGAYLEGAIVRVEGTSLEAATGREGQFVFRGVPVGTHTLVVRYIGYGASRTPVTVAAGARADVEIALTPNLETVTTIGQVAGQATAINIQRSADNLKTVVSREALGLVQEGNIGDALLRLPGIIVETRAGVNRTATIRGLAPQYNSVTVDGLPITNVDGNRDVALDQFPYATLSRVEVTKALTPDLPGDGIGGSLNLVTRTAFDSPDRTFAFNLGGTNNQRGNTINQQLELVIGDRLGAKKNFGYLFTGSYFHDYRGYDGSDNAYSTVGTNPFVLASNNVYDRGEEKRRIGLGFNVGYRPNTSTTLYAKAVWSDDYRWLDQKGTTWRPTTSQVDNITFYREPHNVFQMYIAGGTTQWGAWNTDLRASHSRADKTYPATMQITTRIANVAMTPDMAEPRFPRFTVTNGVDLGNKTLQRLVNVDQTQAPRDENETTIDLSTRRTFSLDGLPFSLKFGARNSTKQSAQSQPIYARYTLNAANSASITPTLIRDVATPDFMPASNGRSRLLPYFPDYDRWLQSVQNGAGTFLVNEPFSTQGRANSDFGIDESITAAFAMGTLDIGNVRLIGGARFEHTNNSGRANLVRTTTVNGVTSVTGIVEQKSSASYSNVLPSLHVRYQPVVPLVMRASFTTGMSRPAPGDLIPSAQVNAQLNPPTIVVGNPDLKPATARNWDASAEYALGELGAFSVSVFRKDIESFVFSQRTRLTTGDFAGYDEQRRVNSEGGSSQGVELSWVQRFNMLPGLLSGLGIESNYSFISSDARYPGRTESLPLTGPARDVLNLIGFYNLRGFELRASYVQRSARLSAVGAALAQDRYFAPDKLVDLTFSYGTQRLGSIFLNVRNVTNTPTVEYVGDRSHPVSTTYYGRQLNFGVRHGM, from the coding sequence ATGTCTTTGTCTGTTCGCTTGCGCTCCCGCCTCGCGGGGGCGCTTCGCATTCTGTTGCTGGCGCTCGCACCAGCTATGCTCCCCGCGCAGTCCTCCACTGGTGAAGTGGGTGGGCGGGTCCGCAGCCAGACCGGTGCCTACCTCGAAGGCGCGATCGTGCGTGTCGAAGGCACGTCACTCGAAGCCGCCACGGGACGCGAAGGGCAGTTTGTCTTTCGTGGCGTTCCGGTTGGTACGCACACCCTGGTGGTGCGTTACATCGGCTACGGCGCATCGCGTACGCCCGTGACGGTGGCCGCCGGTGCGCGGGCCGACGTGGAAATTGCGCTCACGCCCAATCTCGAAACCGTCACCACCATTGGTCAGGTGGCCGGGCAGGCGACCGCCATCAACATTCAGCGCTCCGCCGACAACCTCAAAACGGTGGTGTCGCGCGAAGCCCTCGGTCTCGTGCAGGAAGGCAATATCGGCGACGCGCTGCTGCGTCTGCCCGGCATCATCGTGGAGACACGCGCCGGCGTGAATCGTACCGCCACCATTCGTGGTCTCGCACCCCAGTACAACTCGGTGACGGTGGACGGACTGCCCATCACGAACGTCGATGGCAACCGCGATGTGGCACTCGATCAGTTCCCCTACGCCACGCTCTCGCGCGTGGAAGTCACGAAGGCGCTCACGCCAGACTTGCCGGGTGATGGCATCGGCGGTTCGCTCAATCTCGTGACCCGCACGGCATTTGATTCACCCGACCGCACGTTCGCGTTCAATCTCGGTGGCACCAACAACCAGCGTGGCAACACGATCAATCAGCAGCTCGAGCTGGTGATTGGCGACCGGCTCGGCGCAAAAAAGAACTTCGGCTACCTGTTCACGGGTTCGTACTTTCACGACTACCGTGGCTATGATGGTTCGGACAACGCCTACAGCACCGTGGGAACCAATCCGTTCGTGCTGGCCAGCAACAATGTGTACGATCGTGGCGAAGAGAAGCGCCGTATCGGCCTGGGCTTCAATGTCGGCTATCGACCGAACACCAGTACCACGCTGTATGCCAAGGCCGTCTGGAGCGACGACTATCGTTGGCTCGACCAGAAGGGCACGACATGGCGTCCCACCACTTCGCAGGTCGACAACATCACGTTCTATCGTGAGCCGCACAACGTCTTCCAGATGTACATCGCCGGTGGCACCACGCAGTGGGGGGCCTGGAACACCGACCTGCGCGCTTCGCACTCCCGCGCCGACAAGACCTATCCGGCCACCATGCAGATCACCACGCGCATCGCCAATGTGGCGATGACCCCCGACATGGCCGAGCCGCGCTTTCCGCGCTTCACGGTCACGAACGGCGTGGACCTCGGCAACAAGACGCTGCAGCGGCTGGTGAATGTGGACCAGACGCAGGCACCACGTGATGAAAACGAAACGACCATCGACCTGAGCACCCGCCGCACGTTCTCCCTCGATGGATTGCCGTTCTCGCTCAAGTTCGGTGCCCGCAACTCGACCAAGCAGTCGGCCCAGTCGCAGCCGATCTATGCGCGTTACACGCTGAATGCCGCCAATTCGGCCAGCATCACGCCGACGCTGATTCGCGACGTGGCCACACCGGACTTCATGCCGGCGTCGAATGGACGCTCGCGCCTGCTGCCGTACTTCCCAGACTACGACCGCTGGTTGCAGTCGGTGCAGAACGGTGCCGGCACTTTCCTGGTGAACGAGCCGTTTTCCACACAGGGCCGCGCGAACAGCGACTTCGGTATCGATGAATCGATCACGGCCGCCTTTGCCATGGGTACGCTCGATATCGGCAACGTACGCCTGATCGGTGGTGCGCGCTTCGAACACACCAACAACAGCGGTCGTGCCAATCTGGTTCGTACCACCACGGTCAACGGTGTGACCAGCGTGACGGGCATCGTGGAGCAGAAGTCGAGCGCGTCGTACAGCAACGTGCTGCCCAGCCTGCATGTGCGATATCAGCCGGTGGTGCCGCTCGTGATGCGCGCCTCATTCACCACGGGCATGTCACGTCCTGCGCCTGGCGACCTTATTCCGAGCGCGCAGGTGAATGCCCAGCTCAACCCACCCACTATCGTTGTGGGCAATCCTGACCTCAAGCCGGCCACGGCGCGCAACTGGGATGCCAGCGCCGAGTACGCGCTGGGTGAGCTCGGAGCATTCTCGGTGTCGGTGTTCCGCAAGGACATCGAGTCGTTCGTCTTCAGCCAGCGCACGCGTCTCACCACGGGCGACTTTGCCGGATACGACGAACAGCGTCGTGTGAACTCGGAAGGGGGCAGCTCGCAGGGCGTGGAGCTGTCGTGGGTACAGCGCTTCAACATGTTGCCGGGATTGCTCAGTGGACTGGGCATCGAGAGCAACTACAGCTTCATCAGCAGCGACGCTCGCTATCCGGGCCGCACGGAATCGTTGCCGCTGACCGGCCCGGCCCGTGATGTGCTCAACCTCATCGGGTTCTACAACCTTCGTGGCTTTGAGCTGCGGGCGTCGTACGTGCAGCGTTCCGCGCGTCTGTCCGCCGTCGGTGCGGCGCTCGCGCAGGATCGCTACTTCGCGCCCGATAAGCTGGTGGATCTGACGTTCAGCTACGGCACACAGCGGCTCGGTTCGATCTTCCTGAACGTGCGAAACGTGACCAACACACCCACGGTGGAGTATGTGGGTGACCGCAGCCATCCGGTGTCCACCACGTACTACGGCCGCCAGCTCAACTTCGGCGTCCGTCATGGCATGTAA
- a CDS encoding P1 family peptidase — translation MDQSYQVVSWRAGWRVSMGIAASMAALVPAMLAAQQPPAAPGGQPARPPMARVTVIGPGPNNSITDVPGVKVGNYTRSDSGYRSGTTVIRTETGATAGYSQMGGAPGTKETDLLKPGGQVRGVQAIVLSGGSAYGLDAATGVMQWMEEHKFGVPVGGGVVPIVPAAILMDLGRGGDFKKRPNAMFGYKATEAASTQPVKSGRTGMGMGAGWGMGTASVKLSNGYTVAAIVGLNPAGSPVDPRTCLPYGYFLELADEFNIVQPKAEECQTAQAGRGGPNDGSDGAPRNTTIALVATDAPLIDLEAERMAQIANAGLARSIRPIHNIGDGDTVFGIATTPFTTQLGNADLQAIFNAAADVLGRAVVHAVLDSKQVGNSRLGYCETYPSACVKRKAAGR, via the coding sequence ATGGACCAGTCGTATCAGGTTGTGAGCTGGCGCGCCGGATGGCGCGTCAGCATGGGCATCGCGGCTTCCATGGCCGCCCTCGTCCCGGCCATGCTCGCGGCCCAGCAGCCGCCTGCAGCACCCGGTGGGCAGCCGGCGCGTCCACCGATGGCCCGTGTCACGGTGATCGGGCCCGGCCCGAACAATTCCATCACCGACGTGCCGGGCGTGAAGGTGGGCAACTACACCCGCAGCGACAGCGGCTATCGCTCGGGCACCACGGTGATTCGTACGGAAACAGGTGCCACTGCCGGCTACTCGCAGATGGGTGGCGCGCCGGGCACCAAAGAAACCGACCTGCTCAAGCCGGGCGGTCAGGTACGTGGAGTGCAGGCCATCGTGCTGAGCGGTGGCAGTGCCTACGGACTCGACGCAGCCACGGGCGTGATGCAGTGGATGGAAGAGCACAAGTTCGGCGTGCCGGTGGGCGGCGGTGTGGTGCCCATCGTGCCGGCGGCCATTCTCATGGACCTGGGTCGTGGTGGTGACTTCAAGAAGCGCCCCAACGCCATGTTCGGCTACAAGGCCACCGAAGCGGCCAGCACGCAGCCGGTGAAGAGCGGCCGGACTGGTATGGGTATGGGTGCCGGCTGGGGCATGGGCACGGCCAGCGTGAAGCTGTCCAACGGCTACACGGTGGCGGCCATCGTGGGTCTCAACCCGGCCGGTTCGCCGGTCGATCCGCGCACATGTCTGCCGTACGGGTACTTCCTCGAACTGGCCGACGAATTCAACATCGTGCAGCCCAAGGCCGAGGAGTGCCAGACGGCGCAGGCCGGTCGTGGTGGCCCGAACGATGGCTCGGATGGGGCGCCGCGCAACACCACCATCGCCCTGGTGGCCACCGACGCGCCGTTGATCGATCTGGAAGCCGAGCGCATGGCGCAGATCGCCAACGCCGGCCTCGCCCGTTCCATTCGCCCGATCCACAACATCGGTGACGGTGATACGGTGTTCGGCATTGCCACCACGCCGTTCACCACGCAACTCGGCAACGCCGATCTGCAGGCTATCTTCAATGCGGCCGCCGATGTGCTCGGACGGGCCGTCGTGCATGCCGTGCTCGATTCGAAGCAGGTGGGCAATAGCCGCCTCGGATACTGCGAGACGTATCCGAGCGCCTGCGTGAAGCGCAAGGCTGCAGGCCGGTAA